In one Deltaproteobacteria bacterium genomic region, the following are encoded:
- a CDS encoding multiheme c-type cytochrome produces MKKNLIYALICLFLCAVYSSSFAADEGLPLPMKGYHKRNAPVTEKWKEAGRGYSNPYEYKPPRVDGAGPDCIKCHKVLTPVVVKDWEESKHFKKDVGCANCHNDHSNLIMPTPDTCGRCHAVRTMQHRGGKHGVGWKNVIAVGGKGGAAGRYLAQYSEMQEGACGTCHSIENKCDSCHTRHVFKPKEAREPDACGTCHMGPDHAQLEYYESSKHGVIFKVEGKGFEDGGRAPTCVTCHMSGGNHDVSQGITIAGASQGKFIGQTNSGNSSKKSPSGIFMNEITGEDFTRERGKMLRVCINCHSKRFAEHKLSVADGIKIASDAVVGEGIKEIVDLYNLGLLNPMPDDRPENPYSGYNLILTSHQLYEQTSGIEALFFEMYKFDLVHTWKGAYHFSPDYTHWYGNAPMKLKLSRIKNEANQLKRLNKLELKLNITPEKVEFGE; encoded by the coding sequence ATGAAGAAGAATCTTATATATGCGCTTATCTGTTTGTTCTTATGCGCCGTTTATTCCAGCAGTTTTGCCGCAGATGAAGGGCTGCCGCTTCCCATGAAGGGTTATCATAAAAGGAATGCGCCGGTTACGGAAAAGTGGAAGGAGGCGGGGAGGGGTTACTCAAACCCATACGAGTATAAACCGCCTCGTGTCGATGGCGCAGGGCCTGACTGCATAAAATGCCATAAGGTTTTAACTCCTGTCGTCGTAAAGGACTGGGAGGAGAGCAAGCATTTCAAGAAAGACGTGGGGTGTGCGAATTGTCATAACGACCATTCAAACCTCATCATGCCGACTCCAGATACCTGCGGAAGGTGCCATGCAGTGAGGACAATGCAGCACAGGGGAGGAAAACATGGCGTAGGCTGGAAAAATGTTATTGCCGTAGGAGGCAAAGGGGGCGCGGCAGGCCGATACCTTGCCCAGTACTCCGAGATGCAGGAAGGCGCCTGCGGGACATGCCACAGCATTGAGAATAAATGCGATTCATGCCATACAAGACACGTCTTTAAACCGAAAGAGGCGAGGGAACCTGATGCGTGCGGCACATGTCATATGGGGCCTGACCATGCCCAGCTTGAGTATTACGAATCGTCAAAACACGGGGTCATCTTTAAGGTTGAGGGCAAAGGCTTTGAAGACGGCGGCAGGGCGCCGACCTGCGTAACATGCCACATGTCCGGAGGAAATCATGATGTGAGCCAGGGCATTACCATAGCAGGGGCCTCTCAAGGCAAATTCATCGGCCAGACGAACAGCGGGAACTCCAGTAAAAAAAGCCCAAGTGGAATATTTATGAATGAGATTACCGGCGAGGATTTCACGCGGGAGAGGGGCAAGATGCTGCGCGTTTGCATTAACTGCCATTCTAAGAGATTCGCGGAGCATAAGCTTTCAGTTGCAGATGGCATAAAAATAGCAAGCGATGCCGTTGTCGGCGAAGGAATCAAGGAGATAGTGGACCTCTATAATCTGGGGCTTCTTAACCCAATGCCGGATGACCGGCCTGAAAACCCATACTCCGGTTATAATTTAATACTCACATCTCACCAGCTTTATGAGCAGACATCCGGCATAGAGGCGCTCTTCTTCGAGATGTATAAGTTTGACCTTGTGCACACATGGAAGGGGGCTTATCACTTCAGCCCTGATTATACCCATTGGTACGGCAATGCGCCGATGAAATTAAAACTGTCCAGGATAAAAAACGAGGCGAACCAGTTAAAACGGCTTAATAAATTAGAGCTCAAGCTTAACATCACCCCAGAAAAGGTTGAGTTCGGAGAATAG